In the Carassius gibelio isolate Cgi1373 ecotype wild population from Czech Republic chromosome A2, carGib1.2-hapl.c, whole genome shotgun sequence genome, one interval contains:
- the LOC127937437 gene encoding activin receptor type-2B-like produces the protein MFVTWLTFALVLCTGGSQAEVETRECVYYNDNWRTEKTNQSGFERCEGEKDKRLHCYASWLNSTGTIRLVRKGCWLDDFNCYDRQECVATEESPQVFFCCCEGNYCNEKFTHLPEAITPAVKIQPPQPGPSLWGVLVYSLLPLAILSLALMLACWTYHQRKPPYRHVDIGQDAGVPPPSPLVGLKPLQLLELKARGRFGCVWKAQLLSEYVAVKIFPIQDKQSWQNERDIFLTEGFKHENILRYISAEKRGTNLQMELWLVTEFHERGSLTDYLKGNPVSWPQLCHISASMSRGLAYLHEDLPYRAEGPKPAIAHRDFKSKNVLLKTDLTAVIADFGLAVCFEPGKPPGDTHGQVGTWRYMAPEVLEGAINFQRDAFLRIDMYALGLVLWELVSRCTASDGPVGEYQLPFEEEVGQHPSLEDLQDVVVHKKMRPVFKDCWIKHPGLGQLCETIEECWDHDAEARLSAGCVEERISTLSKTSNTINTSTSECLVSMMTSDSDTDLPPKESST, from the exons ATGTTTGTTACCTGGCTGACTTTTGCACTCGTCTTGTGCACAG GAGGCAGTCAGGCGGAGGTGGAGACTAGAGAGTGCGTCTACTACAATGATAACTGGCGGACggagaaaaccaatcagagcggtTTTGAGAGGTGTGAGGGGGAGAAAGACAAGAGGCTGCACTGTTACGCCTCCTGGTTAAACTCGACTGGAACCATCCGCCTGGTCAGAAAAGGCTGCTGGCTCGACGACTTCAACTGTTATGACCG gcaGGAGTGTGTGGCTACGGAGGAGAGTCCACAGGTGTTCTTCTGCTGCTGTGAAGGAAACTATTGCAATGAGAAGTTCACACACCTCCCAGAAGCCATCACTCCTGCAG TAAAGATCCAGCCTCCTCAGCCCGGGCCGTCTCTGTGGGGTGTGCTGGTTTATTCTCTTCTTCCTTTGGCCATTCTCTCTCTGGCGCTGATGCTCGCCTGCTGGACGTACCACCAACGAAAACCACCCTACAGACACGTCGACATCGGCCAG GATGCTGGTGTTCCTCCACCGTCTCCTCTGGTTGGCCTGAAGCCGCTGCAGTTGCTGGAGTTGAAAGCCCGGGGGCGCTTTGGCTGCGTCTGGAAAGCCCAGTTACTGAGTGAATATGTGGCGGTGAAAATATTTCCCATCCAG GACAAGCAGTCATGGCAAAACGAGAGAGACATTTTCCTCACCGAGGGTTTTAAACACGAGAATATTCTGCGCTACATCTCAGCAGAAAAACGTGGCACGAACCTTCAGATGGAGTTGTGGCTGGTCACAGAATTCCACGAGAGG GGTTCGCTAACAGATTACCTGAAGGGGAACCCGGTGAGCTGGCCTCAGTTGTGCCATATTTCAGCAAGTATGTCCCGTGGCCTGGCATACCTTCATGAAGACCTTCCTTATCGAGCAGAGGGACCCAAACCTGCCATCGCTCACAG AGATTTCAAGAGTAAGAATGTCCTGCTCAAGACGGATTTGACCGCAGTGATTGCAGACTTTGGGTTGGCTGTCTGCTTTGAGCCTGGGAAACCGCCTGGAGATACACACGGCCAG GTGGGAACGTGGCGTTACATGGCTCCGGAGGTGCTGGAGGGAGCCATTAATTTCCAAAGGGATGCTTTCCTAAGGATCGACATGTACGCTCTAGGACTGGTGCTGTGGGAGCTGGTGTCTCGCTGCACCGCCTCCGATG GTCCTGTAGGTGAGTATCAGCTGCCCTTTGAGGAGGAGGTGGGCCAACACCCCTCACTGGAAGACCTTCAAGATGTGGTGGTCCACAAGAAGATGCGGCCGGTTTTTAAAGACTGTTGGATCAAACATCCG GGTTTGGGTCAGTTGTGTGAGACCATCGAGGAGTGCTGGGACCACGACGCAGAGGCGCGTCTGTCAGCGGGCTGCGTGGAGGAACGTATCTCCACCCTCTCGAAGACAAGCAACACCATCAACACGTCTACCTCGGAGTGCCTGGTCTCCATGATGACGTCCGACAGCGACACGGACCTTCCTCCCAAAGAGTCCAGCACCTGA
- the crygn1 gene encoding gamma-crystallin N-A, with product MSQYSGKIVFYEGKCFTGQKLEVFGNCENFQDRGFMNRVNSIRVESGAWVCFDHPDFKGQQYMLEKGEYPDFQRWNGHNDHMGSCKPIKMHGEHYRMELFEGQNFTGQCVELCDDCPFLQSSGFSKNCLNSVKVYGDGAWVMYEEPNYRGRMYVVERGNYCSFMDWQAEEPNIQSIRRVVNYF from the exons ATGTCACAATATTCAGGGAAG ATAGTGTTCTACGAGGGGAAGTGCTTCACAGGTCAGAAGCTGGAGGTGTTTGGCAACTGTGAAAACTTCCAGGACCGTGGTTTCATGAACAGGGTGAACTCTATCCGCGTGGAGAGCGGGGCCTGGGTGTGTTTCGACCATCCTGATTTCAAGGGACAGCAGTACATGCTGGAAAAAGGAGAGTATCCTGATTTCCAACGTTGGAATGGCCACAATGATCATATGGGCTCCTGCAAGCCAATCAAAATG CATGGGGAGCACTACAGGATGGAGCTTTTTGAGGGTCAGAACTTCACCGGTCAGTGTGTTGAACTGTGTGACGACTGTCCCTTCCTCCAGAGCTCCGGATTCAGCAAGAACTGCCTCAACTCCGTTAAAGTCTATGGAGACGGAGC CTGGGTCATGTACGAGGAGCCAAACTATCGTGGCCGCATGTACGTTGTGGAAAGAGGAAACTACTGCTCATTTATGGACTGGCAAGCCGAGGAACCCAACATCCAGTCTATCCGCAGGGTGGTCAACTATTTCTAA
- the LOC127937421 gene encoding CD59 glycoprotein — translation MKFLVLAVVLMLVVTGGSALDCLNCVPAKAGGACEVTTVTCPSDKDACAAARFRRSPYGHYQKCMSMSGCEMVKQNAYVNIKCCQKDLCNTFD, via the exons ATGAAGTTCCTGGTATTGGCTGTTGTTCTCATGCTGGTTGTGACAGGCG GCTCGGCCCTGGACTGCCTGAACTGTGTCCCAGCAAAAGCAGGAGGGGCCTGTGAGGTCACCACCGTAACCTGCCCCTCAGACAAAGACGCATGTGCTGCTGCCAGGTTCCGCAGAAGTCCAT ACGGTCATTACCAGAAGTGCATGTCCATGTCAGGGTGTGAGATGGTGAAACAGAACGCTTACGTCAACATCAAGTGCTGTCAGAAGGATCTCTGCAACACTTTCGACTGA